Proteins from one Anopheles nili chromosome 2, idAnoNiliSN_F5_01, whole genome shotgun sequence genomic window:
- the LOC128730815 gene encoding bifunctional glutamate/proline--tRNA ligase yields the protein MVSSFVCSKTNAAVGGLIAAELLRSDHPVKVSWGAETTISYATRTLACITNNDVLRALAREVPSLRLYGETPIERTQIDHWLTYTLSMEKDPLDELKYLNKCLGPLTFLVANHLTIADLAVFNELYVRFEELKKIGIPVHVQRWYNLILAQPCTKEALRLYDGELRAAVASAKTKTKEPSPEKGSDGKREQGKFVDLPGAEMGKVVVRFPPEASGYLHIGHAKAALLNQYYQQAFEGTLIMRFDDTNPAKENVHFEKVILEDLEMLQIKPDLFTHTSQYFDLMLDYCVRLLKEGKAYVDDTEPEQMKKEREERVESKNRSNTSDRNLAMWAEMVKGTEAGQKCCVRAKIDMASANGCMRDPTIYRCKNEPHPRTGTQYKVYPTYDFACPIVDAIENVTHTLRTMEYHDRDEQFYWFIEALGLRRPYIWEYSRLNMTNTVLSKRKLTWFVAEGLVDGWDDPRFPTVRGILRRGMTVEGLREFIIAQGSSKSVVFMEWDKIWAFNKKVIDPIAPRYTALENDNRVPVNVAGVQSSTLQAAVHPKNADIGSKTVHLGPRILIDMADAKELKEGENATFINWGNLMVKRINRGPDGVPLSIDATPNLENKDYKKTLKLTWLCELSAEQYTPTYCVYFEHIISKAVLGKEEDFKNYIGHKTRTEVPMLGDPELKKLKKGDIIQLQRRGFFKVDQAYQPASEFSGAETPIVLFAIPDGHVTAVPTANVPKKEAAAAEGKKSKQASAKSANVAAASTGGGGAPDPSSLNNSITQQGEKVRKLKADKAPKVDVDAAVKVLLDLKAQYKALTGSDWKPGVSVTVAPTQNPSVAALDADALNAKITKQGNLVRDLKTKKAPKPEVDAAVKTLLELKAQYKATTGSDWKPGAAPAPSAAAPQSGALKQTSSNATGKEADELNQKIIAQGKVVRDLKAKKAPKSYVDVQVATLLALKRKYKQATGGQEWKPRYRWWLKKKLKSAGSSGVNGEAALLAQIDAQGDKVRTLKSSKADKPTVDSAVAALLKLKADYKTLTGKDWTRDTTSAPKSGTTGTAPSSESTKNGKENMCPTSGADGQGALVEKITKQGDTVRTLKSGGAPKPEVDAAVKVLLDLKAEYKKLTGTDFVPAGGAGGRQPSKPAAGAKKEPKAKQEPKAKQEPKAKQEPKSKQEQPGKASGKDDGTGPKKQTRLGLEATKEDNLPDWYSQVITKGEMIEYYDVSGCYILRHWSFAIWKTIRNWFDAEITQLGVKECYFPIFVSRAALEREKTHIADFAPEVAWVTKSGDSELAEPIAVRPTSETVMYPAYAKWIQSYRDLPIRLNQWNNVVRWEFKHPQPFLRTREFLWQEGHTAFATKQEADEEVLTILDLYAKVYTDLLAIPVVKGRKTEKEKFAGGDYTTTVEAYISASGRAIQGATSHHLGQNFSRMFDIVYEHPETKEKEYVYQNSWGITTRTIGVMIMVHADNQGLVLPPRVACIQVVIVPCGITATTTDDERRKLYDSCRQLEQVIVSAGIRCEGDYRDNYSPGWKYNHWELKGVPVRIELGFKDLQNDQFVAVRRDNGAKQTIKRGQATAELPKLLETIHASMYAKAERDLHDHTKVTKQWPEFLQFLEAKNVIMAPFCGEISCEDRIKAESARDDAEAEAGAPAMGAKSLCIPFVQPAQIDSAVDKCVHPACGRVAKFYTLFGRSY from the exons ATGGTGTCAAGTTTTGTTTGCAGCAAAACCAACGCGGCGGTGG GTGGACTAATCGCGGCTGAATTACTACGTTCTGATCATCCTGTGAAAGTGAGCTGGGGTGCCGAAACGACGATTTCGTACGCGACCCGGACGCTTGCGTGCATCACCAACAATGATGTGCTTCGCGCGCTGGCCCGCGAGGTCCCGTCACTCCGGTTGTACGGTGAGACCCCGATCGAGCGTACACAAATCGACCACTGGCTAACCTACACGCTGTCAATGGAGAAAGATCCCTTGGATGAGCTAAAATATCTGAACAAATGTCTCGGCCCACTGACGTTCCTGGTCGCAAACCATCTTACGATCGCTGATTTGGCCGTGTTCAACGAGCTGTACGTTCGATTCGAGGAGCTGAAGAAAATAGGCATTCCCGTACATGTGCAGCGCTGGTACAATCTTATTTTAGCGCAACCGTGCACAAAAGAAGCGTTACGCCTATACGATGGCGAGCTACGTGCCGCTGTGGCGTCGGCAAAGACTAAAACGAAGGAACCGTCTCCCGAAAAGGGATCCGACGGAAAGCGCGAGCAAGGCAAATTTGTCGATTTGCCGGGCGCTGAGATGGGCAAGGTAGTAGTGCGGTTTCCACCGGAGGCTTCTGGTTATTTGCATATTGGGCACGCCAAAGCTGCACTGTTGAACCAATATTACCAGCAAGCGTTCGAAGGAACGTTGATAATGCGATTCGACGACACGAACCCGGCCAAAGAAAATGTGCACTTTGAGAAGGTGATCCTTGAGGACTTGGAGATGCTGCAGATCAAGCCGGACTTATTCACACACACCTCTCAGTACTTTGATCTGATGCTGGACTACTGCGTTCGCTTGCTGAAGGAAGGTAAGGCGTACGTGGATGATACGGAACCGGAGCAGATGAAGAAAGAGCGCGAGGAACGCGTCGAGTCGAAGAATCGCAGCAACACGTCCGATCGCAACCTAGCCATGTGGGCGGAAATGGTGAAGGGTACCGAGGCCGGTCAAAAGTGTTGCGTGCGAGCGAAAATCGACATGGCTTCAGCGAATGGATGTATGCGGGATCCAACAATCTATCGGTGTAAAAACGAGCCGCATCCTCGGACCGGAACACAGTACAAGGTGTACCCGACGTACGACTTCGCTTGCCCCATCGTCGACGCGATAGAGAACGTGACGCACACGCTGCGCACGATGGAATACCACGATCGGGACGAGCAGTTCTACTGGTTCATCGAGGCTCTGGGACTCCGTCGTCCGTACATATGGGAGTACAGCCGATTGAACATGACCAACACGGTTCTTTCGAAGCGAAAACTGACCTGGTTCGTCGCGGAAGGACTGGTCGACGGGTGGGACGATCCTCGCTTTCCGACAGTTCGCGGTATCCTGAGGCGTGGCATGACGGTGGAGGGTTTGAGAGAATTCATCATAGCACAAGGTTCGAGCAAGTCCGTCGTATTTATGGAGTGGGACAAGATCTGGGCattcaacaaaaaagtgaTCGATCCGATCGCCCCTCGCTACACGGCACTGGAGAACGACAACCGCGTTCCAGTGAATGTGGCAGGTGTGCAGTCGAGCACGCTTCAGGCCGCGGTACATCCAAAGAACGCCGACATCGGATCGAAAACAGTCCATCTCGGTCCGCGAATACTCATCGACATGGCCGACGCGAAAGAGTTGAAGGAGGGCGAAAACGCTACATTCATCAATTGGGGCAACTTGATGGTGAAAAGGATAAATCGCGGCCCGGATGGAGTTCCCCTGTCGATTGATGCCACGCCGAATCTGGAGAACAAGGACTACAAGAAAACGCTCAAATTGACTTGGCTTTGCGAGCTGTCGGCAGAACAGTACACGCCAACGTACTGCGTGTACTTCGAGCACATCATAAGTAAGGCCGTGCTTGGAAAGGAGGAAGATTTCAAAAATTACATCGGCCACAAAACACGG ACCGAGGTTCCAATGTTAGGTGATCCGGAGCtgaagaaattgaaaaaaggAGACATCATTCAACTCCAACGTCGCGGATTCTTCAAGGTAGATCAGGCCTATCAGCCGGCGAGTGAGTTCAGTGGCGCAGAAACGCCGATAGTACTTTTCGCGATTCCAGATGGCCACGTCACGGCCGTTCCAACGGCTAATGTACCGAAAAAAGAAGCTGCGGCAGCTGAG GGCAAAAAATCCAAGCAGGCATCGGCTAAATCTGCCAACGTTGCCGCGGCATCGACAGGAGGTGGCGGTGCGCCGGATCCCTCCAGTCTTAACAACTCCATCACCCAACAGGGCGAGAAGGTCCGTAAGCTAAAAGCGGACAAAGCACCGAAGGTGGATGTTGACGCGGCAGTGAAAGTGTTGCTCGATCTGAAAGCACAGTACAAGGCGCTTACGGGCAGCGACTGGAAACCGGGTGTTAGTGTTACGGTCGCTCCTACGCAGAACCCGTCTGTTGCAGCATTAGACGCAGACGCGCTAAACGCAAAGATCACCAAGCAGGGTAATTTGGTACGTGATTTGAAGACGAAGAAGGCACCCAAACCGGAAGTTGACGCCGCTGTGAAGACACTGCTGGAGTTGAAAGCGCAGTATAAGGCGACGACGGGAAGTGACTGGAAGCCGGGTGCCGCACCTGCACCATCAGCTGCTGCTCCTCAGTCCGGTGCACTGAAGCAAACGAGCAGCAACGCCACCGGGAAAGAGGCCGACGAGCTCAACCAGAAGATCATCGCGCAAGGTAAGGTGGTGCGTGATTTGAAGGCCAAGAAGGCTCCAAAGTCGTACGTTGATGTGCAGGTTGCCACGCTCCTTGCGCtcaaaagaaaatacaaacaGGCCACGGGTGGGCAGGAATGGAAACCTCGCTATCGATGGTGgttaaaaaagaaacttaaATCCGCAGGTTCAAGCGGTGTCAACGGAGAGGCCGCTCTGTTGGCTCAAATTGACGCGCAGGGTGACAAAGTGCGCACGCTTAAGAGCAGCAAGGCTGACAAACCGACAGTGGATTCGGCGGttgctgctctgctgaagcTTAAGGCCGACTACAAGACGCTAACCGGAAAGGATTGGACGCGCGATACAACCTCTGCCCCGAAGTCTGGCACCACCGGAACGGCGCCATCGTCTGAGAGCACaaagaacggaaaagaaaacatgtgTCCAACGAGCGGTGCGGACGGCCAGGGGGCGCTGGTAGAGAAGATCACCAAACAGGGCGATACGGTGCGCACGCTCAAGAGCGGTGGTGCACCGAAACCCGAAGTCGACGCAGCCGTCAAGGTGCTGTTAGATCTGAAGGCGGAGTACAAGAAGCTCACCGGTACAGATTTCGTCCCggccggtggtgccggtggccgGCAGCCATCGAAACCAGCGGCAGGCGCGAAGAAGGAACCGAAAGCTAAGCAGGAACCGAAGGCTAAACAAGAACCAAAGGCTAAGCAGGAACCGAAGTCCAAGCAGGAGCAACCGGGCAAGGCGTCGGGCAAGGATGACGGTACAGGGCCCAAAAAGCAGACCCGGCTCGGGCTCGAAGCCACCAAGGAGGACAACCTCCCGGACTGGTACTCGCAGGTGATCACGAAGGGTGAGATGATCGAGTACTACGACGTGTCCGGGTGCTACATCCTGCGTCACTGGTCGTTCGCCATCTGGAAGACGATCCGCAATTGGTTCGATGCGGAGATCACACAGCTCGGCGTGAAGGAGTGCTACTTTCCGATCTTCGTGTCACGGGCCGCACTCGAGCGCGAGAAAACGCACATCGCCGACTTTGCGCCGGAAGTGGCATGGGTCACGAAGAGCGGTGATTCCGAGCTGGCCGAACCGATCGCTGTCCGGCCGACGTCCGAAACGGTCATGTATCCGGCGTACGCGAAGTGGATTCAATCCTACCGCGACCTACCGATCCGGTTGAACCAATGGAACAACGTCGTG cGCTGGGAGTTCAAGCATCCCCAGCCGTTCCTGCGTACGCGCGAGTTCCTCTGGCAGGAGGGCCACACGGCGTTCGCGACGAAGCAGGAAGCCGACGAGGAAGTGCTGACGATACTGGACCTATACGCGAAGGTGTACACCGACCTGCTGGCCATCCCGGTGGTAAAGGGTCGCAAGAcggagaaggaaaagtttGCCGGTGGCGACTACACGACCACGGTCGAGGCGTACATCTCGGCGTCGGGTCGCGCGATCCAGGGCGCAACAAGCCACCACCTGGGACAGAACTTCTCGCGCATGTTCGACATCGTGTACGAGCACCCGGAGACGAAGGAGAAGGAGTACGTGTACCAGAACTCGTGGGGCATCACGACACGCACGATCGGCGTCATGATTATGGTGCACGCGGACAACCAGGGCCTGGTGTTGCCACCGCGTGTCGCCTGCATTCAGGTGGTGATCGTTCCGTGCGGTATCACCGCGACCACCACGGATGACGAGAGGCGTAAGCTGTACGATAGCTGTCGGCAGCTTGAGCAGGTGATCGTGAGCGCGGGCATCCGGTGTGAGGGTGATTATCGGGATAATTACTCGCCCGGCTGGAAGTACAATCACTGGGAGCTGAAGGGCGTGCCGGTGCGCATCGAGCTCGGCTTTAAGGACCTGCAAAACGATCAGTTTGTGGCCGTACGGCGTGATAACGGTGCAAAGCAGACGATCAAACGTGGCCAGGCGACGGCCGAGCTGCCGAAGCTGCTTGAAACCATCCACGCCAGCATGTACGCGAAGGCCGAGCGTGATCTGCACGATCACACCAAGGTCACCAAGCAGTGGCCCGAGTTCCTGCAGTTCCTGGAGGCGAAGAACGTCATCATGGCACCGTTCTGTGGGGAGATCAGTTGCGAGGATCGCATCAAGGCGGAGAGTGCGCGGGATGATGCCGAAGCCGAAGCTGGCGCCCCGGCCATGGGCGCTAAATCGCTCTGTATCCCGTTCGTACAACCGGCCCAGATCGATTCTGCAGTGGATAAGTGCGTCCATCCGGCTTGCGGTCGGGTGGCCAAATTCTACACCCTCTTCGGTCGAAGCTACTAA